The following are from one region of the Molothrus aeneus isolate 106 chromosome 7, BPBGC_Maene_1.0, whole genome shotgun sequence genome:
- the ERMN gene encoding ermin produces MTEEVPAAATMLACNGSLPPQDGPLQVIGGLQEIAKSLGTVPFANAETSPDTSPAEENLEENINSLPEDITPENFAGQQRCQEKREENAGTPQQGPADIQDAGTNGQGSGEGPAGTAGTGTAGTGTVPAAGREAPETPAGSAEPRGNAAREEEEEEEEEAEEDEDTEEDEVQVIEMKKESSEASRPQQRDKQPSAPGSPGCNSPLEKAGEPPSLGKKNDISRHSYSRYNTISYRRIRKGNTKQRIDEFESMMHL; encoded by the exons ATGACAGAAGAAGTGCCCGCAGCTGCCACCATGCTGGCGTGCAACGGGAGCCTTCCCCCGCAGGACGGCCCGCTCCAGGTCATCGGTGGCCTCCAAGAAATTGCAAAATCTCTTGGGACAGTCCCGTTCGCAAATGCTGAAACAAGCCCTGACACTTCACCTGCAGAGGAAAATCTGgaggaaaatataaattcaCTGCCAGAGGACATCACTCCTGAGAATTTTGCTGGACAGCAGCGATGCCAAG AAAAGCGAGAGGAGAATGCTGGGACACCACAGCAGGGACCAGCGGATATCCAGGACGCAGGGACCAATGGCCAGGGATCAGGGGAAG GGCCGGCTGGCACGGCGGGGACGGGCACGGCGGGGACGGGCACGGTGCCCGCAGCCGGCAGGGAGGCACCGGAGACCCCGGCGGGCAGCGCCGAGCCCCGAGGGAACGCGGcccgggaggaggaggaggaggaggaggaggaggcggaggaggaTGAGGACACCGAGGAGGACGAGGTTCAGGTGATCGAGATGAAGAAGGAGAGCAGCGAGGCGTCCCGGCCGCAGCAGCGGGACAAGCAGCCTTCGgccccgggcagccccggctGCAACTCCCCGCTGGAGAAGGCTGGGGAGCCGCCCAGCCTGGGGAAGAAGAACGACATCTCCCGACACAGCTACTCCAGGTACAACACAATCTCCTACCGGAGGATCCGTAAAGGAAACACCAAACAGCGCATCGACGAGTTCGAGTCCATGATGCACTTGTGA